DNA from Rhodoligotrophos defluvii:
CCACCACATTCAGCTTCCATGGCACCGGCCCGCTCGCCACGTCTGCATTGGCGATCAGCTTCAGGCCCGCCGTATCGCGCTGGAAATTGAGATTGACCTCCGGCATTTCCCAGGTGGCGTCGTTTATGGCATCGAACAGCGACACCCGGGCATCGGTTATGACGATCGCCTCCAGCGATGAGGCCGCCGTCTCCCCCGCGTCAGGGTCGGACAGCAGCTCTTTGTGAATGAAGCTGAACAACCCGGGTTCGAGCTGGCGTGCATCGCTCTTGCGCTCGGCGGCGCTGACCTGCATCGTACCCGTCCGCTGGCTGGATCCGCGCCCGACGGAGCGCGGCAGCACGAACTCGTCGTCCGGCGCGGCCGCTTGGCCCACCCCCAGCGCGATGTTGCCGTCCAGCGAGCGGCGTACGAGAATATGCGGTCCGATCAGCTCGAGCTTGCGCACGAGCACGCGGCCCGTCCACAGGGCGCTGCCGTCGAGGCCGAGGGAGGCCCTGGGCGCTTCGGCAAGAAGCTCGCCTTGCGGATCGGTCAGCCGCACATCGCGCAGCCGTATCCGCGGCCGGCCGGAATCGGAGCGCTCGATGATGGCATCGGCGAGCTCGAGGCGCATCCCTGCGAGATTCGAGTTGATCAGAGCTTCGATCGGCGCGCTCATGAAGCCAAGCGAGATAGGCCCGACGCTCAGCCGCCACAGGACAATCAGCAGGAGCAGCGCGAGACACAACAGGGCGCTGCCGAGCGAGATCAAGCCTATTCTGGTTATCCGCTTGCGCAAATCGTTGTATCTTGGCTAGCACACCAACACGGGTCGCTCTGTCCTCTGAACATGTTCGAGATCACAGCCTCGAGGTCCCGGCAAACCAGAACCAGCGGATCGTCCGACGATGATCGACATGAAAACACCTCCGCGCGCGGGCGACAGTAATCTACCTCTGCGGAGACAGTGCACAACCTCGAAACAGGCCCCTTCCATCACCTAAAGTAGACGAAAGGATGGCATTATGCCTGGTGACCTGAAAGAAGGCTCTGCCGCGCCTCACTTTTCCCTGCCTGGCGATGGCGGCAGGACCATGAGCCTCGGCGACTTTGCCGGCCGCAAGCTGGTGCTCTACTTCTACCCGCGCGACGATACCCCAGGCTGCACCCGCGAGGCGATCGAATTCAGCGCCGCGAAAGACCAGTTCGAGCATGCCGACACTGCTCTGCTCGGAATCTCCGCCGATCCTGTCGAACAACACGAGAAATTCAAGCGCAAGCACAGCCTTTCGATCCCGCTGGCCTCCGACGTCAATCATTCCGTATTGGAGGATTATGGCGTCTGGCGCGAAAAGTCCATGTATGGACGAACATTCATGGGTATCGAACGCAGCACGTTCGTAATTGATCGGTCCGGGATCATCGCCAAGATATGGAGAAATGTTCGGGTCGAGGGACATGTCTCCGAAGTGCTCGCCTACTGCAGGGCCATGGATTGAAACCAATCCGGCGGCCGAGGGGAAATATGTCTGTTCTTCATCGCCGGCTCAAAAGGATTGACGGTCTCAGTGTTCGAATGCGAGTGTGCAGGTTACGACTTTACGTTGTGACACGAGTCTTTGTTGCGGAAGTTGATCTGGACCCGGGGGATGGACAGGCGTTCGCGCGTTAAGAATTCCACAACGAGCTTGACCCGCCTGCTCCGTCAGGCCTTCCGCGAGCGGCAGATCTATGTGCGCAGCGAGGGTGACATTCGCTATATCGTGCTGTCACCCACGATCCAGGTTCTGGCATGCGTGCTCGGCGGGGGGCTCCTGTTCTGGCTCGCCTACGCCACCGTCAACGTGGCCTTCAAGGAGCAGATCATCGCCCTGCACGGACGCCGGCTGGCCGAGACCAAGCATGCCTACCAGGCGCGGCTGTCGGACATGCGCAACGCGGTCGAGATGGTCAACGACCGCCTGCTGCTCAACCAGGACGAATATCTCGCCAGGATCGAGGCGCTGCGGCGCGATTATCAGGCCCTGCTTTCTCGCCAGCAGATGCTCGAAACCTATGTCCATCAGGGCTGGGCGCCCTCAGTTTACCCGCAGCGCGAGCTGGA
Protein-coding regions in this window:
- the bcp gene encoding thioredoxin-dependent thiol peroxidase encodes the protein MPGDLKEGSAAPHFSLPGDGGRTMSLGDFAGRKLVLYFYPRDDTPGCTREAIEFSAAKDQFEHADTALLGISADPVEQHEKFKRKHSLSIPLASDVNHSVLEDYGVWREKSMYGRTFMGIERSTFVIDRSGIIAKIWRNVRVEGHVSEVLAYCRAMD